A single region of the Streptomyces virginiae genome encodes:
- a CDS encoding helix-turn-helix transcriptional regulator, protein MPPEESGAAGADGELSPAARRLYAYAVERHVFDLCEATAALGVRAAAAITELASVHLLQRAPGDDPDRWSAVAPRAAAARALAPLALLVRETHDEMDRLRGRLEALVPAYEAGTAHRDLSGSGRLELVTDLGAVRGLIAELVATCERELLTSQPGGGRPLETLEESIGRDESLLTRGVRMRTIYQHTARYSRPTAAYVERVTALGAQVRTLGDGLMRMLIFDEHTGLMAVPDRSGAALVVREPSVVHFMTTTFERSWVGAEPFPTSVSPEAARSISDELRQTIVRLLSEGLEDKVIARRLGMSERTCQRHIAEIMRAVGAKSRFQAGYLLSPAPAAGPVTPTPTPPT, encoded by the coding sequence ATGCCTCCCGAGGAATCCGGGGCGGCCGGAGCCGACGGGGAGCTGAGCCCCGCGGCCCGGCGCCTGTACGCGTACGCCGTGGAGCGGCACGTCTTCGACCTGTGCGAGGCCACCGCGGCGCTGGGGGTCCGCGCGGCCGCCGCGATCACCGAGCTGGCCTCCGTACACCTGCTCCAGCGGGCCCCGGGCGACGACCCGGACCGCTGGAGCGCGGTGGCCCCCCGGGCCGCGGCGGCCCGGGCCCTCGCCCCGCTGGCGCTGCTCGTACGGGAGACCCACGACGAGATGGACCGGCTGCGCGGGCGGCTGGAGGCGCTGGTGCCCGCGTACGAGGCGGGGACGGCGCACCGGGACCTCAGCGGGTCCGGCCGGCTGGAGCTGGTCACCGACCTCGGGGCGGTTCGGGGGCTGATCGCGGAACTGGTCGCGACGTGCGAACGGGAGCTGCTGACCTCGCAGCCGGGCGGGGGTCGCCCGCTGGAGACGTTGGAGGAGTCGATCGGGCGGGACGAGTCCCTGCTGACGCGCGGGGTCCGGATGCGCACGATCTACCAGCACACGGCACGCTACTCACGCCCCACGGCGGCGTACGTCGAGCGGGTGACGGCCCTGGGCGCCCAGGTACGGACCCTGGGCGACGGGCTGATGCGGATGCTGATCTTCGACGAGCACACGGGCCTGATGGCGGTGCCGGACCGCAGCGGGGCGGCGCTGGTGGTGCGGGAGCCGAGCGTCGTGCACTTCATGACCACGACCTTCGAACGCTCCTGGGTGGGCGCGGAGCCGTTCCCGACCTCGGTGAGCCCGGAGGCGGCCCGGTCGATCTCGGACGAGCTGCGGCAGACGATCGTCCGGCTGCTGTCGGAGGGACTGGAGGACAAGGTGATCGCCCGCCGCCTGGGCATGTCGGAGCGGACCTGCCAGCGCCACATCGCCGAGATCATGCGCGCGGTGGGCGCCAAGTCCCGCTTCCAGGCGGGCTACTTGCTCTCCCCGGCCCCGGCCGCCGGCCCCGTAACGCCCACACCGACTCCCCCTACCTGA
- a CDS encoding MFS transporter, with protein MPPVHTGAPVIPGASTSSSPAPQPLSPGRPGYRRMSLALFAAGLATFALLYSTQALLPAISAGFGVTAGQASWTVSAATGALALFVLPLSALSERFGRTRMMTYAMVIAVVVALLVPFAPSVEWLVVLRAVQGAAIAGIPASAMAYLAEEVEPKALVAAIGLFVAGNSIGGMSGRLVTGWAAQLWGWRAGLLAVALMALACAVAFLVLLPRARFFRPASLNPRAVGRTVAGHLRDPLLLRLYGIGALFMTVFGAVYTVIGYRLVDEPFSLGQGVVGSIFLIYLVGTVSSAAAGKLVARTGRRGALYLAVTTTALGLLLSLSDSLAAIVLGLVLITAGFFAGHAVASAAVSRTAKTGRAQASALYQSAYYLGSSAGGTLGALAYHGAGWAATVGIALLAVLGVVSITLYGSHAARAERRMPASAVGAR; from the coding sequence ATGCCTCCCGTTCATACCGGGGCACCCGTCATCCCGGGTGCCTCCACCTCGTCGTCCCCCGCACCGCAGCCCCTCTCCCCCGGCCGCCCCGGTTACCGCCGGATGAGCCTCGCGCTCTTCGCCGCCGGACTCGCGACGTTCGCCCTCCTCTACTCCACCCAGGCGCTGTTGCCCGCGATCTCCGCCGGCTTCGGGGTGACGGCGGGCCAGGCCAGCTGGACGGTGTCCGCGGCCACCGGCGCGCTCGCGCTGTTCGTCCTCCCGCTGAGCGCGCTGTCCGAACGCTTCGGTCGCACCCGGATGATGACGTACGCGATGGTGATCGCCGTCGTCGTCGCCCTGCTGGTGCCGTTCGCGCCGAGTGTGGAGTGGCTGGTGGTGCTGCGCGCCGTCCAGGGCGCGGCGATCGCCGGGATCCCGGCCTCCGCGATGGCGTACCTGGCGGAGGAGGTCGAACCGAAGGCGCTGGTGGCCGCGATCGGCCTGTTCGTGGCGGGGAACTCCATCGGCGGGATGAGCGGCCGGCTCGTCACCGGCTGGGCCGCTCAGCTGTGGGGCTGGCGGGCGGGCCTGCTGGCCGTGGCCCTGATGGCGCTGGCGTGCGCCGTGGCCTTCCTGGTGCTGTTGCCCCGGGCGCGGTTCTTCCGCCCGGCGTCGCTGAACCCGCGCGCGGTGGGCCGTACCGTCGCCGGTCACCTGCGTGATCCGCTGCTGCTGCGCCTGTACGGGATCGGCGCCCTGTTCATGACGGTCTTCGGCGCGGTCTACACCGTGATCGGCTACCGCCTGGTGGACGAGCCGTTCTCGCTCGGGCAGGGCGTGGTCGGGTCGATCTTCCTGATCTACCTGGTCGGTACGGTCTCCTCGGCCGCCGCGGGCAAGCTGGTGGCCCGTACCGGGCGGCGCGGCGCGCTGTACCTGGCCGTGACGACCACGGCGCTCGGGCTGCTGCTGTCGCTGTCCGACTCGCTGGCGGCGATCGTGCTCGGGCTGGTGCTGATCACGGCGGGCTTCTTCGCGGGGCACGCGGTGGCCTCGGCCGCGGTGAGCCGGACGGCGAAGACGGGCCGGGCACAGGCCTCCGCGCTCTACCAGTCGGCGTACTACCTCGGCTCCAGCGCGGGCGGCACCCTGGGCGCCCTCGCCTACCACGGGGCCGGTTGGGCGGCCACGGTCGGCATCGCGCTGCTGGCGGTGCTCGGCGTCGTGTCGATCACCCTGTACGGGTCGCACGCGGCGCGCGCCGAGCGGCGGATGCCGGCGTCGGCCGTGGGCGCGCGCTGA
- a CDS encoding PspC domain-containing protein, translated as MSALVRPRDGRWIGGVCAGLARRFGISTNAMRAIFVVSCLLPGPQFLIYIALWVLLPNEKPASAAW; from the coding sequence ATGAGCGCCCTGGTCCGCCCCCGTGACGGCCGCTGGATCGGCGGAGTCTGCGCCGGACTGGCGCGGCGTTTCGGAATTTCGACGAACGCGATGCGCGCCATTTTCGTCGTCTCGTGCCTGCTGCCGGGCCCGCAGTTCCTGATCTACATAGCGCTGTGGGTGCTGCTGCCGAACGAGAAGCCCGCTTCGGCCGCCTGGTAG
- a CDS encoding adenosine deaminase, whose translation MTSETPNLPTPDQIRRSPKVLLHDHLDGGLRPGTIIELAREVGYENLPETDADKLGIWFREAADSGSLPRYLETFAHTCAVMQTKTALFRVAAECAEDLAEDGVVYAEIRYAPEQHLEAGLSLEEVVEAVNDGFREGERRAKANGHRIRVGALLTAMRHAARALEIAELANRYRDNGVVGFDIAGAEAGFPPTRHLDAFEYLKRENNHFTIHAGEAFGLPSIWQALQWCGADRLGHGVKIIDDIEVAEDGSVTLGRLASYVRDKRIPLEMCPTSNLQTAAAASYAEHPIGLLRKLHFRLTVNTDNRLMSGTSMSREFEHLVDTFGYTLDDMQWFTVNAMKSAFIPFDERLAMINEVIKPGYAELKSEWLFQQTASTSGSVSA comes from the coding sequence ATGACGAGCGAGACCCCCAACCTGCCGACCCCGGATCAGATCCGTCGTTCCCCGAAGGTGCTGCTGCACGATCACCTCGACGGTGGACTGCGTCCCGGGACCATCATCGAGCTGGCCCGCGAGGTCGGTTACGAGAACCTCCCCGAGACCGACGCCGACAAGCTCGGCATCTGGTTCCGTGAGGCCGCCGACTCCGGTTCCCTGCCGCGCTACCTGGAGACCTTCGCGCACACCTGCGCGGTCATGCAGACGAAGACCGCCCTCTTCCGGGTCGCCGCCGAGTGCGCCGAGGACCTGGCCGAGGACGGCGTCGTGTACGCCGAGATCCGCTACGCGCCCGAGCAGCACCTGGAAGCCGGCCTCTCCCTCGAAGAGGTCGTCGAAGCCGTGAACGACGGCTTCCGCGAGGGCGAGCGTCGCGCGAAGGCCAACGGCCACCGCATCCGCGTCGGCGCCCTGCTGACCGCGATGCGCCACGCCGCCCGCGCGCTGGAGATCGCCGAGCTGGCGAACCGCTACCGCGACAACGGCGTGGTCGGCTTCGACATCGCCGGCGCCGAGGCCGGGTTCCCTCCCACCCGCCACCTCGACGCCTTCGAGTACCTCAAGCGCGAGAACAACCACTTCACCATCCACGCGGGTGAGGCCTTCGGCCTGCCGTCGATCTGGCAGGCCCTGCAGTGGTGCGGCGCCGACCGCCTCGGTCACGGCGTGAAGATCATCGACGACATCGAGGTCGCCGAGGACGGTTCTGTGACCCTGGGCCGCCTGGCCTCGTACGTCCGGGACAAGCGCATCCCCCTGGAGATGTGCCCGACCTCGAACCTGCAGACCGCCGCGGCCGCCTCGTACGCCGAGCACCCGATCGGTCTGCTGCGCAAGCTGCACTTCAGGCTCACGGTCAACACGGACAACCGCCTGATGAGCGGCACCAGCATGAGCCGCGAGTTCGAGCACCTGGTCGACACCTTCGGCTACACCCTCGACGACATGCAGTGGTTCACCGTCAATGCGATGAAGTCCGCGTTCATTCCTTTCGATGAACGACTGGCCATGATCAATGAAGTGATCAAGCCCGGTTACGCGGAGCTGAAGTCGGAGTGGCTGTTCCAGCAGACCGCCTCCACCAGCGGTTCTGTCTCGGCCTAG
- a CDS encoding class F sortase gives MSRAALRATALLAPLALAGLTGCGGAPAGSPASAPTPHIAPASAAPAAVPAATAMPASEPVRVRIPSAGVDTSPVLGLGLAADGTVEVPSVADADRIGWYTKGVTPGQTGPAVLIGHFDTARGPAVLKDVSRVRTGEEITISRADGTTAVFRVRELEQVDKKHFPTAKVYGDTARPELRVITCGGEITNGHRPDNIILYADLVG, from the coding sequence ATGTCCCGAGCCGCCCTCCGCGCCACCGCGCTGCTCGCCCCGCTCGCCCTCGCCGGCCTGACCGGATGCGGCGGCGCCCCCGCCGGTAGCCCGGCGTCCGCCCCGACCCCGCACATCGCCCCGGCCTCCGCCGCTCCGGCGGCCGTCCCGGCCGCGACCGCGATGCCCGCCTCCGAGCCCGTACGCGTCCGGATCCCCTCGGCCGGGGTGGACACCTCCCCGGTACTGGGGCTGGGGCTCGCCGCCGACGGCACCGTCGAGGTGCCCTCGGTGGCCGACGCCGACCGGATCGGCTGGTACACCAAGGGCGTGACGCCGGGCCAGACCGGTCCCGCCGTACTGATCGGCCACTTCGACACCGCCCGCGGCCCCGCCGTGCTCAAGGACGTGTCGCGCGTCCGCACCGGCGAGGAGATCACGATCTCGCGGGCCGACGGCACCACCGCCGTCTTCCGCGTCCGCGAGCTGGAGCAGGTCGACAAGAAGCACTTCCCGACCGCCAAGGTGTACGGCGACACCGCCCGCCCCGAGCTGCGCGTCATCACCTGCGGCGGCGAGATCACGAACGGGCACCGCCCCGACAACATCATCCTGTACGCCGATCTCGTGGGCTGA
- a CDS encoding PH domain-containing protein: protein MSSQQPTDEPVYADRVYRSSMGFVSGVLLLALTVWLCGDAVLRGSGNTPWIGLAVALCVVPLIVAFTLRPAVFANEDRMRVRNPFRIIELPWAAVDAVRAGYSAEVLAEGSKYQLWSVPVSLRERKKANRQQMRRNAIDRRDPGSSGDPTARGRASASAAATEPMRANADRIVDELQGLAELNAARPGAQGSVRVRWSYEIIAPALIGALLLIVLIATR, encoded by the coding sequence ATGAGCAGCCAGCAGCCGACCGACGAGCCGGTGTACGCAGACCGGGTCTACCGATCCTCCATGGGCTTCGTCTCGGGGGTACTGCTGCTCGCGCTGACCGTCTGGCTCTGCGGCGACGCCGTGCTCCGCGGCTCCGGCAACACCCCGTGGATCGGCCTGGCGGTGGCGCTGTGCGTCGTACCGCTGATCGTCGCGTTCACCCTCCGCCCGGCCGTCTTCGCCAATGAGGACCGGATGCGCGTGCGGAACCCGTTCCGGATCATCGAGCTGCCCTGGGCGGCCGTGGACGCGGTCCGCGCCGGCTACTCGGCCGAGGTGCTGGCCGAGGGTTCGAAGTACCAGCTCTGGTCCGTGCCCGTCTCGCTGCGGGAACGCAAGAAGGCCAACCGGCAGCAGATGCGCCGCAATGCCATCGACCGTCGTGACCCGGGCAGCTCGGGCGACCCCACCGCGCGGGGCCGTGCCTCCGCCTCGGCCGCCGCCACCGAACCGATGCGGGCCAACGCCGACCGGATCGTCGACGAGCTGCAGGGACTGGCCGAACTGAACGCCGCGCGGCCGGGCGCGCAGGGCAGCGTGCGCGTGCGCTGGTCGTACGAGATCATCGCGCCCGCCCTGATCGGCGCGCTGCTGCTGATCGTCCTCATCGCCACGCGCTGA
- a CDS encoding VanZ family protein, translating to MQRHEAGENAATAIHLRLRLLAGVLLAAHFVVVGWLTLRPLDVPWTAAANLSPLEGIAADLALGPLEAARQIGEGLALLAPLGVLVPLISGRLAPSALSAWSSLVRTAAAGALVSVCIEMLQTAVPGQVVDVDSVLLNTVGVVLAHVAVVPALRARLRRSHTVYQGDTPKISRVGLGPWTDVLSAVQREY from the coding sequence GTGCAGCGTCATGAGGCCGGCGAAAACGCCGCCACCGCGATCCACCTCCGTCTGCGACTCCTGGCCGGGGTCCTGCTCGCCGCCCATTTCGTGGTCGTCGGCTGGCTGACTCTGCGGCCGCTGGACGTGCCCTGGACCGCGGCGGCCAATCTGAGCCCGCTGGAGGGGATCGCGGCGGACCTGGCCCTCGGTCCCCTGGAGGCCGCCCGGCAGATCGGTGAGGGGCTCGCCCTGCTGGCCCCGCTCGGTGTGCTGGTGCCGTTGATCAGCGGACGTCTCGCGCCGTCGGCCCTCTCGGCCTGGTCCTCGCTGGTGCGGACCGCGGCCGCGGGCGCGCTGGTCTCGGTGTGCATCGAGATGCTGCAGACCGCGGTCCCGGGGCAGGTCGTGGACGTGGACTCGGTGCTGCTGAACACCGTCGGTGTGGTGCTCGCGCACGTGGCCGTCGTACCGGCGCTGCGGGCCCGGCTCAGGCGCTCACACACCGTTTATCAGGGGGACACCCCGAAGATTTCCAGGGTCGGGCTCGGCCCCTGGACCGACGTTCTGTCGGCGGTCCAGCGGGAGTATTGA
- a CDS encoding cupin domain-containing protein, with the protein MGGLIHRNFDKPDETRPFEAGTGRLDLFNTEGGAVGRAVFEPGWRWSLHIKPLAGTDSCRSAHTGYIVSGRMKIVMDDGESGDLGPGDFIQIAPGHDAWVLGDEPCVALDWTGYSDYAKPADG; encoded by the coding sequence ATGGGCGGATTGATCCACAGGAACTTCGACAAGCCCGACGAGACGCGACCCTTCGAGGCCGGCACGGGCAGGCTGGACCTGTTCAACACCGAGGGCGGGGCGGTGGGGCGGGCGGTCTTCGAGCCGGGTTGGCGCTGGTCGCTGCACATCAAGCCGCTGGCCGGCACGGACAGCTGCCGCTCGGCCCACACCGGGTACATCGTGAGCGGCCGGATGAAGATCGTCATGGACGACGGGGAGAGCGGCGACCTCGGTCCGGGCGACTTCATCCAGATCGCCCCCGGGCACGACGCCTGGGTCCTGGGGGACGAGCCGTGCGTCGCGCTGGACTGGACCGGCTACAGCGACTACGCGAAGCCGGCCGACGGCTGA
- a CDS encoding LysR family transcriptional regulator, translated as MMHQPSSEAWMSMNRYVEDMAVTTLLAPRLAYFVAVARHEHVTRAAHELGVPQSTLSRAMVRLEQDLGVTLFARKGRTVALTTAGRTFLASAEQALTEIDRAAESVQQDADPAAGKVAFGFLHTLGSETVPGLIRAFRADHPRIRFSLVQNYGEAMLEKLRAGELDLCLTSPVPDAPDLVARRLDEQRLRLVVPDDHRLATRKRIRLAEAAEETFVTLEPGYGMRRITDDLCAEAGFTPKVAFEGEEAETLRGLVAAGLGVALLPPPAVPRPGVVELTVTAPRAVREIGLAWLDGHPDTPPVAEFKRFLLSRRGRLIPELEPLP; from the coding sequence CTGATGCATCAACCCAGCTCAGAAGCGTGGATGTCGATGAACCGTTACGTAGAAGACATGGCAGTGACAACTCTGCTGGCGCCGCGGCTGGCGTACTTCGTCGCCGTGGCCCGCCACGAGCACGTCACCCGCGCCGCCCACGAGCTGGGCGTCCCGCAGTCCACCCTGTCCCGCGCCATGGTCCGGCTCGAACAGGACCTCGGGGTCACGCTGTTCGCCCGCAAGGGCCGTACGGTCGCCCTCACCACGGCCGGCCGCACCTTCCTGGCCTCGGCCGAGCAGGCCCTCACGGAGATCGACCGCGCCGCCGAATCGGTGCAGCAGGACGCCGATCCGGCGGCCGGCAAGGTGGCCTTCGGCTTCCTGCACACCCTGGGGTCCGAGACCGTACCCGGCCTGATCCGCGCCTTCCGCGCCGACCACCCGCGCATCCGCTTCTCCCTCGTCCAGAACTACGGCGAGGCCATGCTGGAGAAGCTCCGGGCCGGCGAACTCGACCTGTGCCTGACCTCGCCCGTGCCGGACGCCCCCGACCTGGTCGCGCGCCGCCTCGACGAACAGCGGCTCCGCCTGGTGGTCCCGGACGACCACCGGCTCGCGACGCGCAAGCGCATCCGGCTCGCCGAGGCCGCCGAGGAAACCTTCGTCACCCTGGAGCCCGGCTACGGCATGCGCCGCATCACCGACGACCTGTGCGCGGAGGCCGGGTTCACCCCGAAGGTCGCCTTCGAGGGCGAGGAGGCCGAGACCCTGCGCGGCCTGGTCGCCGCAGGCCTGGGCGTGGCCCTCCTGCCGCCCCCGGCCGTGCCCCGCCCCGGCGTGGTCGAGCTGACGGTCACCGCCCCGCGCGCCGTCCGCGAGATCGGCCTGGCCTGGCTCGACGGCCACCCCGACACCCCACCGGTGGCGGAGTTCAAGCGCTTCCTCCTCTCCCGCCGCGGCCGCTTGATCCCCGAACTGGAACCCTTGCCCTAG
- a CDS encoding L,D-transpeptidase family protein, giving the protein MGSGTGTGARASRGRVGRRAAVLVGAVALALPVVVTGGGAAQAAASCNLTTGPYQRQVEQFLGRPVDGKQSAADCTAIRSFQASHGITPTQGYAGPLTWQTMSTMLAQRAAGTTPNKAGACPVDRGRIACVDLTRQLSWIQDGAGLTYGPVPVRTGKDGTETRTGLKKIYYRNIDHWSTLYNVSMPYAQFFDGGIAFHSTTKSMWNPPGSGGCVNMRSADAKAYWNLLGQGEDVYVYGRKPGT; this is encoded by the coding sequence ATGGGGTCGGGGACGGGCACGGGGGCACGAGCGTCACGCGGGCGTGTGGGGCGACGGGCGGCGGTGCTGGTCGGGGCGGTCGCGCTGGCGCTGCCGGTGGTGGTCACGGGAGGCGGGGCGGCGCAGGCCGCCGCCTCCTGCAACCTCACCACCGGGCCGTACCAGCGGCAGGTCGAGCAGTTCCTCGGGCGGCCGGTGGACGGGAAGCAGTCGGCGGCCGACTGCACGGCGATCCGCTCCTTCCAGGCGAGCCACGGGATCACCCCGACACAGGGCTACGCCGGGCCGCTGACCTGGCAGACGATGAGCACGATGCTGGCCCAGCGGGCAGCCGGGACCACCCCGAACAAGGCGGGCGCCTGCCCGGTGGACCGGGGACGGATCGCCTGCGTCGACCTGACGCGGCAGCTCAGCTGGATCCAGGACGGCGCCGGCCTGACGTACGGGCCCGTCCCGGTCCGCACCGGCAAGGACGGCACGGAGACCCGGACCGGCCTGAAGAAGATCTACTACCGCAACATCGACCACTGGTCGACGCTGTACAACGTCTCGATGCCGTACGCGCAGTTCTTCGACGGCGGCATCGCCTTCCACTCGACCACCAAGAGCATGTGGAACCCGCCCGGTTCGGGCGGCTGCGTGAACATGCGCTCGGCCGACGCCAAGGCGTACTGGAACCTGCTGGGGCAGGGCGAGGACGTCTACGTGTACGGACGCAAGCCCGGGACCTAG
- a CDS encoding alpha/beta hydrolase, whose amino-acid sequence MAQHAPPARGVRLGRAAGARTGSGSTESTVNGVVLLLPGASRFSPGPMRPLARALARAGGAEGLVTHMVVHGGDSAREEQAGWAADEAVRRYGDVPVCLVGYDAGGLAALRAAGHGAVNSVVVIAPCLTEAGRADSPEPVKQLSGRQVLIVHGTDDARSDPEASFRLAARAKKANRSTCRFEVHSDGHGLREHQQEVVALAVDFVLGAVFTGRYSRPVTDALAAPPPLGLRMPLASGFGKSLRR is encoded by the coding sequence ATGGCACAGCATGCGCCGCCGGCGCGCGGGGTCCGTCTGGGGCGGGCGGCCGGCGCGAGAACCGGCTCGGGTTCGACGGAAAGCACGGTCAACGGGGTGGTGCTCCTGCTCCCCGGGGCCTCCCGGTTCTCCCCGGGTCCCATGCGTCCGCTCGCGCGGGCGTTGGCCCGCGCGGGCGGGGCGGAGGGGCTCGTCACGCACATGGTCGTCCACGGCGGGGACTCCGCCCGGGAGGAGCAGGCGGGGTGGGCCGCCGACGAGGCGGTACGGCGGTACGGGGACGTGCCGGTGTGCCTGGTCGGCTACGACGCGGGAGGACTGGCCGCGCTGCGGGCGGCGGGCCACGGGGCCGTCAACTCGGTCGTGGTGATCGCCCCTTGTTTAACGGAGGCGGGCCGCGCCGACTCCCCTGAACCGGTGAAACAACTGTCGGGACGGCAGGTGTTGATCGTCCACGGCACCGACGACGCGCGCAGCGACCCGGAGGCCTCCTTCCGGCTGGCGGCGCGCGCGAAGAAGGCGAATCGTTCGACCTGCCGCTTCGAGGTCCATTCGGACGGGCACGGACTGCGCGAGCACCAGCAGGAAGTGGTGGCGCTGGCCGTGGACTTCGTCCTGGGCGCGGTCTTCACGGGGCGGTACTCGCGGCCGGTGACGGACGCCCTGGCCGCGCCGCCGCCCCTGGGCCTGCGGATGCCGCTGGCCTCGGGCTTCGGCAAGTCGCTGCGGAGGTGA